One window from the genome of Pseudomonas frederiksbergensis encodes:
- a CDS encoding malonate decarboxylase subunit delta: METLSFEFPAGQPPRGRALVGCVGSGDLEVLIEPGLAGKLTIQVQTSVNGSEQRWQHLFTRMFDGQTPPAMSIDIHDFGATPGVVRLRLEQGFEEIGHD; this comes from the coding sequence ATGGAAACCTTATCCTTTGAATTCCCTGCCGGGCAGCCGCCACGGGGCCGGGCGCTGGTGGGCTGCGTCGGCTCGGGCGACCTGGAAGTGCTGATCGAACCCGGTCTGGCGGGCAAATTGACCATCCAGGTGCAGACCTCGGTCAACGGCAGCGAACAACGCTGGCAGCATTTGTTCACCCGCATGTTCGACGGCCAGACGCCCCCGGCGATGAGTATCGACATCCATGATTTCGGCGCCACCCCCGGCGTGGTGCGTCTGCGCCTGGAACAAGGTTTCGAGGAGATCGGCCATGACTGA
- a CDS encoding triphosphoribosyl-dephospho-CoA synthase, translating into MRALNLQPKPIPLAERLADLAVDALIDEADLSPKPALVDRRGSGAHTDLHLGLMHASALSLWPAFKEMAEAALDCGEIGLPLREALGRIGREGEAAMLVTTGGVNTHRGAIWALGLLVAAAALEPEANAAGAVTLRAARLALLNDRYAPQPLSHGAQVAQRYGVRGAREEAQLAFPAVTGLGLPQLKRSRAAGAGEQNARLDALLAIMTNLADTCVLYRAGEAGLHAMQHGARAVLDAGGSASLGGRRQLHALDQQLIALNASPGGAADLLAACLFLDRIERGDGLFPGVC; encoded by the coding sequence ATGCGCGCCCTAAATCTGCAACCCAAGCCGATACCTCTCGCTGAGCGCCTGGCCGACCTGGCGGTGGATGCGTTGATCGACGAGGCCGACCTCTCGCCCAAACCGGCGCTGGTGGACCGGCGCGGCAGCGGCGCCCATACCGATTTGCACCTGGGCCTGATGCACGCTTCGGCGTTGTCGCTGTGGCCGGCCTTCAAGGAAATGGCCGAGGCCGCCCTCGACTGTGGCGAGATCGGCCTGCCGCTGCGCGAAGCCCTCGGCCGCATCGGTCGTGAAGGCGAAGCCGCCATGCTGGTGACCACGGGTGGCGTGAACACCCACCGTGGCGCGATCTGGGCCTTGGGCTTGCTCGTCGCTGCGGCGGCGCTGGAACCTGAAGCCAACGCCGCGGGCGCCGTCACTCTACGCGCTGCTCGCCTGGCCTTGCTCAACGACCGCTATGCACCGCAACCCCTGAGTCATGGCGCCCAGGTCGCCCAACGCTACGGCGTGCGCGGTGCCCGTGAAGAAGCGCAACTGGCGTTTCCGGCGGTGACCGGCCTGGGCCTGCCGCAACTCAAGCGCAGTCGGGCGGCGGGTGCGGGCGAACAGAACGCCCGGCTTGATGCCTTGCTGGCGATCATGACCAACCTGGCCGACACCTGCGTGCTCTACCGCGCTGGCGAAGCCGGTTTACACGCCATGCAGCACGGCGCCAGAGCGGTGCTCGACGCCGGCGGCAGCGCGAGCCTCGGCGGTCGCCGCCAGTTGCATGCGCTGGACCAACAATTGATTGCCTTGAACGCCTCGCCCGGCGGCGCTGCCGACTTGCTCGCCGCCTGCCTGTTCCTCGATCGCATCGAACGCGGCGATGGCCTCTTCCCTGGAGTGTGCTGA
- the mdcA gene encoding malonate decarboxylase subunit alpha, with protein sequence MTTTISPDSRWTRRRSEKQRRLGLVKGLADGVVLPTDKIVAALEALILPGDRVVLEGNNQKQADFLSRSLAKADPGKLHDLHMIMPSVGRSEHLDLFERGIARKLDFSFAGTQSLRISQLLEDGLLEIGAIHTYIELYARLVVDLIPNVVLSAGFMADRAGNIYTGPSTEDTPALIEPAAFSDGIVIVQVNQLVDDVSDLPRVDIPASWVDFVVVADKPFYIEPLFTRDPRHIKPVHVLMAMMAIRGIYEKHNVQSLNHGIGFNTAAIELILPTYGESLGLKGKICRNWTLNPHPTLIPAIESGWVESVHCFGTELGMENYIAARPDVFFTGHDGSLRSNRMVCQLAGQYAVDLFIGATLQVDGDGHSSTVTRGRLAGFGGAPNMGHDPRGRRHGTPAWLDMRHGDGEAPLLERGKKLVVQMVETFQEGGKPTFVDTLDAVEVAKKAGMPLAPIMIYGDDVTHLLTEEGIAYLYKARSLEERQAMIAAVAGVTAIGLRHDPKETARMRREGLIALPEDLGIRRTDATRELLAAKSVADLVEWSGGLYNPPAKFRSW encoded by the coding sequence ATGACAACAACAATATCCCCCGACTCGCGCTGGACGCGGCGGCGCAGCGAAAAGCAGCGGCGGCTCGGGCTGGTGAAGGGGCTGGCCGATGGTGTGGTGTTGCCCACCGACAAGATCGTCGCGGCGCTGGAGGCGTTGATCCTGCCCGGCGACCGTGTGGTGCTGGAGGGCAATAACCAGAAACAGGCGGATTTCCTTTCGCGCTCCTTGGCCAAGGCCGACCCGGGCAAGCTGCATGACTTGCACATGATCATGCCCAGCGTTGGTCGTTCCGAGCACCTGGACTTATTCGAACGCGGCATCGCCCGCAAGCTCGATTTTTCCTTTGCCGGCACCCAGAGCCTGCGCATCAGCCAGTTGCTCGAAGACGGTCTGCTGGAAATCGGCGCGATCCATACCTACATCGAACTCTATGCCCGGTTGGTGGTGGACCTGATTCCCAATGTGGTGCTTTCGGCCGGTTTCATGGCCGACCGCGCCGGCAATATCTACACCGGCCCCAGCACCGAAGACACGCCGGCGCTGATCGAGCCGGCGGCCTTCAGCGACGGCATCGTCATCGTCCAGGTCAACCAGTTGGTGGACGACGTCAGCGACCTGCCCCGCGTGGACATTCCGGCGTCCTGGGTCGATTTCGTGGTGGTGGCCGACAAGCCGTTCTACATCGAGCCGCTGTTCACCCGCGACCCGCGCCACATCAAGCCTGTGCATGTGCTGATGGCGATGATGGCGATCCGCGGGATCTACGAAAAACACAACGTCCAGTCTCTCAATCACGGCATCGGTTTCAACACCGCCGCCATCGAATTGATCCTGCCCACCTACGGCGAATCCCTCGGCCTGAAGGGCAAGATCTGCCGCAACTGGACCCTCAATCCGCACCCGACCTTGATCCCCGCCATCGAAAGCGGCTGGGTCGAAAGCGTGCATTGCTTTGGCACCGAGCTCGGCATGGAAAACTACATCGCCGCCCGGCCGGATGTGTTCTTCACCGGCCACGACGGCTCGCTGCGCTCCAACCGCATGGTCTGCCAACTGGCCGGGCAGTACGCGGTGGACCTGTTCATCGGCGCCACCCTGCAAGTGGACGGCGACGGTCATTCCTCCACCGTGACCCGTGGCCGACTCGCGGGCTTCGGTGGTGCACCGAACATGGGCCACGACCCGCGCGGTCGTCGTCACGGCACGCCGGCCTGGCTCGACATGCGCCACGGCGATGGCGAGGCGCCGTTGCTCGAACGCGGCAAGAAGCTCGTGGTGCAGATGGTCGAGACATTCCAGGAGGGCGGCAAACCGACCTTCGTCGACACCCTCGACGCCGTGGAGGTGGCGAAGAAAGCCGGCATGCCCCTGGCGCCGATCATGATCTACGGCGACGACGTTACCCATTTGCTGACCGAAGAAGGCATCGCCTACCTGTACAAGGCCCGCTCGCTGGAAGAGCGCCAGGCGATGATCGCCGCCGTGGCCGGGGTCACTGCCATCGGCTTGCGCCACGACCCGAAGGAAACCGCGCGCATGCGCCGCGAAGGGCTGATCGCCTTGCCGGAAGACCTTGGTATCCGCCGCACCGACGCCACCCGCGAGTTGCTCGCGGCCAAGAGCGTGGCCGATCTGGTGGAGTGGTCCGGTGGCCTCTACAACCCGCCCGCCAAGTTCAGGAGCTGGTAA
- a CDS encoding chemotaxis protein CheW, which yields MDEFRASHLTGLLLPLADRHLILPNVAVAELIDYQSSAFDMDTPPWFLGWVSWRERQIPLLSFESACGQKTAVGERARIVVLNALGGRPELRFMALLVQGIPRSCKLDSQLSYVDVPLCGLEQAAVQVGEHVAKVPDLLALEELVVAAGLT from the coding sequence ATGGATGAATTTCGCGCCAGCCATCTCACGGGGCTGTTGCTGCCCTTGGCCGACCGGCATTTGATTCTGCCCAACGTGGCGGTGGCGGAGCTGATCGACTACCAAAGCAGCGCGTTCGACATGGACACTCCGCCGTGGTTCTTGGGCTGGGTGAGCTGGCGCGAGCGACAAATTCCGCTGTTGAGCTTCGAGTCGGCCTGCGGCCAGAAAACCGCAGTCGGCGAGCGCGCCCGCATCGTCGTGCTCAACGCCTTGGGCGGGCGACCGGAACTGCGCTTCATGGCCCTGCTGGTGCAAGGCATTCCACGCTCCTGCAAGCTCGACAGCCAGCTGAGCTACGTCGACGTGCCACTGTGCGGGTTGGAGCAAGCGGCGGTGCAGGTGGGGGAGCATGTGGCGAAAGTGCCGGATCTGTTGGCGTTGGAGGAGTTGGTGGTGGCGGCGGGGTTGACTTAG